A region from the Cyanobacteriota bacterium genome encodes:
- a CDS encoding DUF1815 family protein, whose amino-acid sequence MFVRLAEQHRQFVQDLVMNLQALAIVLERRGYLASCYTCGGQMNSASFMVSLGDNHLIRFLVSDYGITWTEMRDDRELMKLEGAEAISQLQELANLIKYSAQISEPAIPAKTRT is encoded by the coding sequence ATGTTTGTCAGGCTAGCAGAGCAGCATCGTCAGTTTGTGCAGGATCTGGTTATGAATCTGCAAGCACTGGCAATCGTGCTGGAACGTCGAGGCTATTTAGCATCGTGCTACACCTGCGGTGGACAGATGAATAGCGCATCGTTTATGGTGAGCCTAGGTGATAACCATTTGATTCGGTTCTTAGTTTCTGACTATGGGATTACGTGGACAGAGATGCGTGACGATCGTGAGTTGATGAAGCTTGAAGGAGCAGAAGCCATTAGCCAACTCCAAGAGCTAGCTAACTTGATTAAGTATTCAGCACAGATTTCTGAACCCGCTATCCCAGCTAAGACCCGCACCTAG
- a CDS encoding FHA domain-containing protein encodes MALTVFMESSSSTVEPTSGVFATGVNIRYVQGMVDSDQRPYLLTNLIEGKTLALHQPQKMWTIGRGRNRVALWLKDKQLSRYHAVIQYVDYQGFFLVDLGSTNGSQVNGQPIQGRVFLRDGDRVSIGSTDFTFFQQQDVRQAIIVPPEIVDQVKSLEPVMTLLPERTSASDLSDDDDDDDDDY; translated from the coding sequence TTGGCACTTACTGTATTTATGGAATCATCAAGCAGCACGGTAGAACCTACATCTGGAGTGTTTGCAACGGGTGTAAACATTCGCTATGTTCAAGGCATGGTGGATTCTGACCAGCGTCCTTACTTGCTTACTAACCTGATTGAGGGTAAAACTTTGGCTCTACATCAACCGCAGAAGATGTGGACAATTGGGCGTGGACGCAATCGGGTTGCCCTATGGTTGAAAGATAAGCAGCTATCTCGCTACCATGCTGTTATTCAATATGTTGACTACCAAGGTTTTTTCTTGGTTGATCTAGGTAGTACTAATGGCTCTCAAGTAAACGGACAACCGATTCAAGGGCGAGTTTTTCTGCGCGATGGCGATCGCGTCAGCATTGGCAGCACCGATTTCACCTTCTTTCAGCAGCAAGATGTGCGGCAGGCAATCATCGTTCCCCCTGAGATTGTTGACCAGGTTAAGTCTCTAGAGCCAGTCATGACCTTGCTGCCTGAGCGTACTAGCGCATCTGACCTGAGCGATGATGATGACGACGATGATGATGATTACTGA
- a CDS encoding 4'-phosphopantetheinyl transferase superfamily protein produces MTLIQTLNEYLSPDERQRAERFRFPRDRQRFVAGRGWLRTLLARYLNITPTLVQFEYLSHGKPVLVNDPTIQFNLSHSQDLALCVVTRQHAVGIDVEYLRPVAANDIAQRFFRPNEWTTLATLNPEEQQSAFFRYWTCKEAYLKACGDGLGKLQSVEVSLGNQAQLIWLENDRGQQWFLQEFQPAHGYTAALVVATAQPNLHFWDAA; encoded by the coding sequence ATGACTCTGATTCAAACCTTGAATGAGTATCTTTCCCCCGATGAGCGCCAGCGGGCTGAACGATTTCGGTTTCCGCGCGATCGCCAACGCTTTGTTGCGGGTCGGGGCTGGCTGCGTACCCTCTTGGCTCGTTATCTGAATATAACGCCAACATTAGTTCAGTTTGAATATCTCTCCCATGGCAAGCCTGTGCTAGTCAACGACCCTACAATCCAGTTCAACCTATCCCATTCCCAAGACCTAGCACTTTGTGTTGTTACCCGTCAACATGCTGTTGGCATTGATGTGGAATATCTACGCCCAGTGGCCGCCAATGATATAGCACAGCGGTTCTTTCGCCCTAACGAATGGACTACCCTAGCAACCCTCAACCCTGAAGAGCAACAGAGTGCATTCTTTCGCTATTGGACCTGTAAGGAGGCTTATCTAAAAGCTTGCGGGGATGGACTAGGTAAATTGCAGAGTGTAGAGGTCTCGTTAGGCAATCAAGCACAACTAATTTGGTTAGAAAACGATCGCGGCCAGCAATGGTTTCTACAGGAGTTTCAACCTGCCCATGGCTATACGGCTGCTCTAGTTGTAGCCACAGCCCAGCCTAACCTTCACTTTTGGGATGCTGCCTAG
- a CDS encoding class I SAM-dependent methyltransferase produces MGHPHLVQFITHQIAQHPEHRVTFAQFMEWVLYHPQWGYYSSQSDRLGFQGDFVTAPQLSVDFGELLAEQFQQMWQILGQPVPFTLLEMGAGRGTLARDVLQYIKQHYPAMWLGLEYVIVERSPALRAEQQRQLQPFLSQDPNSGMVQPVRWSTWEAIAPGTIVGCCFSNELVDAFPVHRVIVKDNTLKELYVTVTDASIPFTNTIAPLSTTKLLDYFDLVGIDITQFPEGYCTEVNLAAGDWLTTIAERLQRGYVLTIDYGYFADRYYSPTRCEGTLQCYYQHSHHNNPYVHVGQQDITAHVDFTALERWGNRLGLVNIGNLEQALFLMALGLGDRIANLARPDIHESADIQAILRRREALHTLVNPMGMGNFRVLIQAKALTPQEKSQPLRGLQIPAMPTT; encoded by the coding sequence ATGGGACATCCACACCTAGTTCAATTCATCACTCACCAGATTGCGCAGCATCCGGAGCATCGGGTTACCTTTGCCCAGTTTATGGAATGGGTTTTGTATCATCCCCAGTGGGGCTATTACTCAAGTCAGAGCGATCGCCTTGGCTTTCAGGGAGATTTTGTCACAGCTCCTCAACTCAGTGTTGATTTTGGCGAACTGTTGGCTGAGCAATTTCAGCAAATGTGGCAGATTTTAGGTCAGCCCGTGCCGTTTACCTTGCTAGAAATGGGTGCTGGACGTGGCACCCTAGCGCGAGACGTTTTGCAGTATATCAAGCAGCATTATCCTGCGATGTGGCTGGGGTTGGAGTATGTGATTGTTGAGCGATCGCCAGCACTAAGGGCAGAGCAACAGCGTCAACTGCAACCATTCCTCAGCCAGGATCCAAATTCAGGCATGGTTCAACCTGTGCGTTGGAGTACCTGGGAAGCAATTGCTCCGGGAACGATCGTGGGCTGTTGCTTTTCTAATGAATTGGTAGATGCGTTTCCTGTACATCGTGTAATTGTGAAGGACAATACTCTCAAAGAACTTTATGTCACAGTAACCGATGCATCTATTCCCTTTACCAATACGATCGCACCGCTCTCTACCACAAAACTGCTTGACTACTTTGACTTAGTAGGGATTGATATTACCCAGTTCCCAGAGGGCTATTGCACAGAGGTGAACTTGGCTGCTGGTGATTGGTTGACAACCATTGCTGAGCGCTTACAGCGCGGTTACGTATTGACGATAGACTATGGCTATTTTGCCGATCGCTACTACAGCCCAACACGTTGTGAAGGCACACTCCAGTGTTATTACCAACACAGCCACCACAATAACCCCTATGTGCATGTCGGACAACAGGATATAACAGCCCATGTGGACTTTACAGCCCTGGAGCGATGGGGCAACCGCCTAGGGCTAGTGAACATTGGTAACCTGGAACAAGCCCTATTTCTCATGGCTCTGGGTTTGGGCGATCGCATTGCTAATCTTGCCAGGCCAGACATCCATGAATCTGCCGACATTCAGGCAATTTTGCGTCGTCGCGAAGCACTACATACCCTAGTTAACCCTATGGGCATGGGCAACTTTAGGGTATTGATTCAAGCGAAAGCACTGACACCGCAGGAAAAAAGCCAACCTTT